The proteins below are encoded in one region of Sphingobacterium sp. R2:
- the ilvD gene encoding dihydroxy-acid dehydratase, with the protein MKSSSNGENAMNKYSRTFTQDETQPAAKAMLYGIGLTDADMDKAQVGIASMGYDGNTCNMHLNDLAQIVKKGVWNNDLVGLTFGTIGVSDGMSNGTDGMRYSLVSRDVIADSIETICGGQYYDGLISIPGCDKNMPGAIMAMARLDRPSLMVYGGTIAPGHYKGEELNIVSAFEALGQRICGNLSDEDYEGIIKHTCPGAGACGGMYTANTMASAIEALGMSLPYSSSNPAISEEKKNECLEAGQHIRTLLEKDIKPSDIMTRKAFENALRTIVILGGSTNAVLHFIAIGKAVGVDITQDDFQRMSNETPVLADFKPSGKYLMQDLQQFGGTPAVMKYLLNEGLLHGDCITVTGKTVAENLADVKSIMEYDQPIIKPLSDPIKATGHLQILYGNLAEKGSVAKISGKEGEKFTGPARVFDGEHDLVAGIASGRIKPGDVVVIKNEGPVGAPGMPEMLKPTSLIIGAGLGKSVALITDGRFSGGTHGFVVGHITPESYKGGLIGLVHDDDIIEIDAVNNSINVLLSDEEIAQRRTAWVQPALKVSKGVLYKYAKTVADASEGCVTDQ; encoded by the coding sequence ATGAAGTCATCATCTAACGGCGAAAACGCAATGAACAAATACAGCCGTACATTTACACAAGACGAAACGCAACCTGCTGCAAAAGCCATGCTTTACGGTATCGGTCTTACAGATGCCGACATGGACAAAGCACAGGTCGGTATTGCCAGCATGGGATATGATGGTAATACGTGTAATATGCACTTAAATGATTTAGCACAAATCGTCAAGAAGGGCGTTTGGAATAATGATTTAGTGGGTTTGACCTTTGGAACTATTGGCGTCAGTGACGGTATGAGCAATGGTACCGATGGGATGCGTTATTCGTTGGTAAGCCGGGATGTGATCGCTGATAGTATCGAAACAATCTGCGGTGGACAATATTATGATGGCTTGATCTCTATTCCTGGCTGTGACAAAAACATGCCTGGTGCAATTATGGCAATGGCCCGTTTGGATCGCCCTTCTTTAATGGTATATGGCGGTACCATCGCTCCTGGCCACTACAAAGGCGAAGAATTAAATATTGTATCTGCATTCGAAGCATTGGGACAACGCATCTGTGGAAATCTTTCCGATGAAGACTATGAAGGCATTATCAAACATACCTGTCCGGGTGCTGGTGCTTGTGGCGGAATGTATACAGCAAATACCATGGCTTCGGCAATTGAAGCCTTGGGCATGAGCTTACCATACTCATCTTCCAACCCTGCGATTTCGGAAGAAAAGAAAAATGAATGTTTAGAGGCAGGTCAACATATCCGCACGCTGCTTGAGAAAGATATCAAGCCCTCTGATATCATGACACGTAAAGCATTTGAGAATGCGCTACGTACCATTGTTATCTTGGGCGGTAGTACGAATGCTGTACTTCACTTTATCGCAATTGGTAAAGCCGTAGGCGTAGATATCACGCAAGATGACTTCCAACGTATGAGTAACGAAACCCCTGTATTAGCTGACTTCAAACCATCCGGTAAATACTTGATGCAAGATCTTCAGCAATTTGGTGGAACTCCTGCTGTCATGAAATATCTTTTAAATGAAGGTTTACTTCATGGTGACTGTATTACGGTAACAGGAAAAACGGTCGCTGAGAACTTGGCTGATGTTAAATCAATCATGGAATATGACCAACCGATTATCAAACCCTTGAGCGATCCAATCAAGGCTACTGGACACTTACAAATTCTTTATGGGAACTTAGCAGAGAAAGGTTCTGTTGCCAAGATTTCCGGTAAAGAAGGTGAAAAATTCACTGGTCCTGCACGCGTATTCGATGGAGAGCATGATTTAGTGGCCGGTATTGCATCTGGTAGAATCAAACCAGGAGATGTTGTCGTGATCAAAAATGAAGGTCCTGTTGGCGCACCAGGCATGCCTGAAATGCTTAAACCGACATCATTGATTATTGGTGCAGGCTTGGGTAAATCTGTTGCTTTAATCACCGATGGCCGTTTCTCTGGTGGAACGCATGGTTTTGTCGTCGGGCATATCACACCGGAATCTTACAAAGGCGGCTTAATCGGCCTTGTACATGATGATGATATTATCGAGATTGACGCGGTCAATAACAGCATCAATGTACTCCTTTCGGATGAGGAGATCGCACAACGCCGTACCGCTTGGGTACAACCAGCGTTAAAAGTTAGCAAGGGAGTTTTATACAAATACGCCAAAACAGTTGCCGACGCCTCAGAAGGCTGTGTAACGGATCAGTAG
- the ilvB gene encoding biosynthetic-type acetolactate synthase large subunit, with amino-acid sequence MSTLEITENKATAAQQTPTQISGSKAVLEALLSEGVDTVFGYPGGAIMPIYDALYDYTDRLKHILVRHEQGGIHAAQGYARTSGRTGVVFATSGPGATNLVTGLADAMIDSNPIVCVTGQVFASLLGTDAFQETDVINITAPVTKWNYQVTDATEIPAALAKAFYIASTGRPGPVLIDITKNAQLQLFDYYGYEKCNHVRSYRPAPQVRKEYVEQAAALINNAKKPFVLWGQGIILGKAEEEFKTFIEKAGIPAASTVMGLSALPTDHKLHVGMLGMHGNYAPNVMTNECDVLIAIGMRFDDRVTGRLDKYAKQAKVIHLDIDPAEIDKNVQTTVPVWGDCKESLPMLTELINATDHSAWLAQFRELEKEEIKEVIQDELHPQTDIMTMGEVINVLNELTGGDAIITTDVGQHQMVTCRYAKFNNSKSNVTSGGLGTMGFGLPAAIGAWYGAPEKTVVAIIGDGGIQMTIQELGTIMQFGAKVKIMILNNEFLGMVRQWQQLFHDRRYSFVNITSPDFVAVAKGYYIDGQKISERKDLRNALKTMIDHDGAYLLEVMVGKENNVFPMVAQGTSVSEIRLK; translated from the coding sequence ATGAGTACACTGGAAATAACAGAAAATAAGGCGACCGCAGCACAACAAACTCCGACACAAATTTCGGGATCTAAAGCTGTATTGGAAGCCTTATTGAGCGAAGGAGTTGATACCGTATTTGGTTATCCTGGAGGCGCAATTATGCCTATCTATGATGCCCTTTATGATTATACGGATCGTCTGAAGCATATTTTAGTGCGCCATGAACAAGGTGGAATCCACGCGGCGCAAGGTTATGCAAGAACTTCAGGTCGTACTGGTGTCGTCTTTGCGACAAGTGGTCCTGGAGCAACAAACTTAGTTACTGGATTGGCTGACGCCATGATTGACAGTAACCCGATCGTCTGTGTCACAGGCCAGGTCTTCGCTTCACTATTAGGAACTGATGCATTTCAGGAAACTGATGTCATCAATATCACGGCACCGGTCACCAAGTGGAACTATCAAGTTACCGACGCCACTGAAATTCCAGCTGCACTTGCAAAAGCATTTTATATTGCCAGCACTGGCCGTCCAGGGCCGGTATTGATCGATATCACTAAAAACGCGCAATTGCAATTGTTTGATTATTATGGTTACGAAAAGTGCAACCACGTACGCAGCTACAGACCTGCGCCACAAGTACGAAAAGAATATGTCGAACAAGCGGCAGCCTTAATCAACAATGCCAAGAAACCATTTGTTCTTTGGGGACAAGGAATCATTTTAGGAAAAGCCGAGGAGGAATTTAAAACATTTATCGAAAAGGCTGGCATCCCTGCTGCAAGCACTGTTATGGGGTTGAGCGCTCTCCCAACAGACCATAAACTTCATGTCGGCATGCTTGGTATGCACGGTAACTATGCGCCAAACGTAATGACCAATGAATGCGATGTGTTAATTGCTATCGGTATGCGATTCGACGACCGCGTAACGGGTCGTTTAGATAAATACGCCAAACAGGCAAAAGTAATCCATTTGGATATAGACCCAGCTGAGATTGACAAAAATGTACAGACAACCGTACCTGTATGGGGCGACTGTAAAGAATCACTCCCGATGCTGACGGAATTGATAAATGCAACAGACCATTCTGCTTGGTTAGCGCAATTCCGCGAACTTGAAAAAGAAGAAATCAAGGAAGTGATCCAGGATGAACTTCATCCGCAAACAGATATTATGACGATGGGTGAAGTCATCAATGTGCTGAATGAATTGACGGGAGGTGATGCGATCATCACAACCGACGTTGGTCAACACCAAATGGTAACTTGTCGCTATGCTAAATTTAATAACAGCAAATCAAATGTAACCTCAGGAGGTTTGGGAACCATGGGTTTTGGACTTCCGGCAGCTATCGGTGCTTGGTACGGCGCTCCAGAAAAAACTGTTGTGGCCATCATCGGCGACGGTGGTATACAGATGACCATTCAAGAGTTGGGAACGATCATGCAATTTGGTGCAAAAGTTAAAATTATGATCCTCAACAATGAATTCCTGGGCATGGTGCGTCAATGGCAGCAATTATTCCACGACAGGCGCTATTCATTCGTGAACATCACCAGTCCTGATTTTGTTGCTGTAGCGAAAGGCTATTACATTGACGGTCAGAAGATTTCGGAAAGAAAAGATCTCCGCAACGCGCTGAAAACAATGATTGATCATGACGGAGCTTATCTATTGGAAGTGATGGTTGGTAAGGAAAATAATGTATTCCCAATGGTTGCTCAAGGAACATCGGTATCTGAGATACGCTTAAAGTAG
- the ilvN gene encoding acetolactate synthase small subunit encodes MEKQEYTITLYTENSIGLIGRISTIFSRRKINIESLNTSPSEVEGIHRFTIVITEAEDVLRKLCRQLEKQIDILKAYYNTNDEVIWQEQALYKVPADVVNEKVYVERLLRQYGANVVVIRNDYIVFETAGHREEIDKLTEELTKYGLIEFVRGARIAIIKDSAGFHSKLVQFEAQEPSEEIVENEYLDKRDDVFTM; translated from the coding sequence ATGGAAAAACAAGAATATACCATCACCCTATATACAGAGAATTCGATCGGTCTTATCGGTCGGATTTCAACAATTTTTTCGAGAAGAAAAATCAATATCGAAAGTTTGAACACTTCCCCTTCTGAAGTGGAAGGGATACATCGTTTTACCATTGTGATCACGGAAGCGGAGGATGTTCTGCGTAAGCTTTGCCGTCAGCTGGAAAAACAGATTGACATCCTCAAAGCCTATTACAACACCAATGATGAAGTGATCTGGCAAGAACAGGCGTTGTATAAAGTGCCTGCGGATGTTGTGAATGAAAAAGTTTACGTTGAGCGGTTGTTACGTCAATACGGTGCGAATGTCGTTGTGATCCGCAACGATTATATTGTATTTGAAACGGCCGGTCACCGCGAAGAGATTGATAAGTTAACCGAAGAGTTGACAAAATACGGCTTGATCGAATTTGTACGTGGAGCCCGTATTGCCATCATCAAGGATAGTGCTGGCTTCCACTCCAAATTGGTTCAGTTTGAAGCCCAAGAGCCTTCTGAAGAAATTGTCGAAAACGAATATCTCGACAAAAGAGATGATGTATTTACAATGTAA
- a CDS encoding DinB family protein, with protein sequence MQETFKFILKSRQKFIELIEGLSIEQLNKIPVGFNNNIIWNFAHIVVSTQTLIYVRTGIKADTAWVKYNEDYKKDTKPTRFVEQAEIDELKEIAIRSIEQIAADYDNGVFGEITSFSTATYGYPMETIEEVIALTSGHDNVHFGYAMAQRRLVQ encoded by the coding sequence ATGCAAGAAACATTTAAATTTATCTTAAAGTCACGTCAAAAATTCATTGAATTAATTGAAGGTCTTTCTATAGAACAGCTTAACAAAATTCCTGTAGGATTTAACAACAATATCATCTGGAATTTTGCGCATATCGTTGTCAGTACCCAGACCTTGATCTATGTGCGTACAGGAATTAAAGCCGATACGGCTTGGGTGAAATATAATGAAGATTATAAAAAAGACACCAAACCGACCCGCTTTGTTGAACAAGCGGAGATTGATGAATTAAAAGAAATCGCAATCCGTAGTATTGAACAAATTGCCGCAGATTATGACAATGGTGTCTTTGGAGAAATCACTTCCTTTTCAACAGCAACCTATGGTTATCCAATGGAAACCATTGAAGAGGTTATTGCCCTCACATCTGGACATGACAATGTTCATTTTGGCTATGCCATGGCGCAACGCAGATTAGTACAATAG
- the ilvC gene encoding ketol-acid reductoisomerase produces MANYFNTLPLREQLEQLSHAEFMDNTEFTDGVNALKGKKIVIVGCGAQGLNQGLNLRDSGLDVSYALRKEAIEQKRDSWKNATDNNFNVGTYEELIPTADLVINLTPDKQHTSVINAVMPLMKEGATLSYSHGFNIVEEGMQIRKDITVIMVAPKCPGSEVRAEYLRGFGVPTLIAVHPENDPQGKGWAEAKAYCVGTGGHKAGVLKSSFVAEVKSDLMGEQTILCGLLQTGSILSFDKMIEKGIEAGYASKLVQYGVEVITEALKHGGVSGMMDRLSNPAKVKAFEISEELKDIMRPLFQKHQDDIMSGHFSKTMMEDWANGDANLLKWRAETGETAFEKTPAGDVKISEQEYFDNYTLMVAFIRAGVELAFETMVEAGIKPESAYYESLHETPLIANTIARKKLFEMNRVISDTAEYGCYLFDQACKPLLADFMKTVDTDLVGKNFNEGRDGSVDNAQLVVINEILRDHPVEIVGRKLRKAMTAMKAIKTV; encoded by the coding sequence ATGGCAAATTATTTCAACACTTTACCGCTTAGAGAGCAGTTAGAACAATTAAGTCACGCTGAATTCATGGACAACACCGAATTCACGGATGGCGTAAATGCTTTAAAAGGTAAAAAAATCGTAATCGTAGGATGTGGCGCACAAGGCTTGAACCAAGGTTTAAACTTAAGAGATAGCGGATTGGACGTTTCTTATGCTTTACGTAAAGAAGCTATTGAACAAAAAAGAGATTCTTGGAAAAATGCTACGGACAACAATTTTAATGTAGGAACTTACGAAGAATTGATCCCCACTGCAGATTTAGTCATCAACTTGACCCCAGATAAACAACACACTTCAGTTATCAACGCCGTAATGCCGTTAATGAAAGAAGGCGCTACATTATCGTATTCACACGGTTTCAACATTGTGGAAGAAGGCATGCAGATCCGTAAAGATATTACGGTCATCATGGTTGCGCCAAAATGTCCAGGTTCTGAGGTTCGCGCAGAGTACCTTCGTGGCTTTGGTGTACCTACTTTAATTGCTGTTCACCCTGAGAATGACCCGCAAGGAAAAGGATGGGCTGAAGCAAAAGCTTATTGTGTAGGAACAGGTGGCCACAAAGCAGGCGTATTGAAATCTTCATTCGTAGCTGAAGTGAAATCAGATTTGATGGGTGAGCAAACGATTCTTTGCGGATTGTTGCAAACAGGTTCGATCTTATCTTTCGACAAAATGATCGAAAAAGGCATCGAAGCTGGTTATGCATCCAAATTGGTACAATACGGTGTAGAAGTTATCACTGAAGCGTTGAAACATGGTGGTGTAAGCGGTATGATGGATCGTTTGAGCAATCCTGCGAAAGTGAAAGCTTTTGAGATCTCCGAAGAATTGAAAGATATTATGCGCCCATTATTTCAAAAGCATCAAGACGACATCATGTCAGGCCACTTTAGCAAGACGATGATGGAAGACTGGGCAAACGGGGATGCCAACCTATTGAAATGGAGAGCTGAAACGGGTGAAACTGCATTTGAAAAAACGCCAGCAGGTGATGTTAAAATCAGCGAACAAGAATATTTCGATAACTATACATTGATGGTTGCGTTCATCCGTGCAGGTGTTGAATTGGCATTTGAAACAATGGTTGAAGCGGGTATCAAACCTGAGTCGGCATACTATGAATCATTACATGAAACACCATTGATCGCCAACACAATTGCCCGTAAGAAATTGTTCGAGATGAACCGTGTGATTTCTGATACAGCTGAATACGGTTGTTACCTATTCGATCAGGCTTGTAAACCGTTGTTGGCAGACTTTATGAAAACTGTAGATACTGATTTAGTCGGTAAAAACTTTAACGAAGGCCGGGATGGTTCAGTTGATAATGCTCAATTAGTTGTTATCAATGAAATTTTGCGCGACCACCCCGTGGAAATTGTTGGGCGCAAATTGCGTAAAGCAATGACCGCAATGAAAGCGATCAAAACTGTTTAA